The following coding sequences lie in one Oceanicola sp. 502str15 genomic window:
- a CDS encoding OmpA family protein: MTTKIRNTTALVAAFSLAIPAVAPAQQMVDRCEAGSIGISADVASELELTLTDAQKAALEGEASTDDVIVSTFGDEPELCMTMAELEEMGASEADVVMAVEAEASDAEMTGETTAEAEAEVEAEAEETAEADTEDKGLLESALDAVTGNDEPAEAEAEAEATAEAEAEAEVEAEITAEAEPEAEAETEMAEEAAPEAEAEGEGNALSEALGALTGDEPAEAEATAETEAEAEAEAEMAAEAESEAEMEAEVTAEAEADAEATTETDEAMAEAETETDAEAEAAVEADAAANPDMPDPLKELTEAIEAQSAEEANPEEQAAVAENEAPEASAASDENAEVAEVEEETVTEDSSRSSSEEFDQKVSGAATASAGSKKDGGLSDLEKALLVGLGAVVVGKALEGNDKAQVVTKSDDRVVVLEDGRYRVIRDDNELIERPGSTVRRETFNDGSTRTTVTRENGVQIVTIRDPELRVLRRTRIDADGNRTVLIDDTTSVDPVDVAALPDPVEYEQVDANSDAEALRAALSTKSIADRRFALYQVRNIERVRKLAPAIDLDAINFRTGSAVIDAQEAEELSQLGNLIRDYVEQNPGEVFLVEGHTDAVGNAAYNLALSDRRAESVALALTEYFDVPPENLVVQGYGESDLKIRTLTDERANRRAAVRRITPLIASGS, from the coding sequence ATGACCACCAAGATCCGCAACACCACGGCCCTCGTGGCCGCATTTTCCCTTGCCATTCCGGCAGTTGCCCCAGCGCAGCAGATGGTCGACCGCTGCGAGGCGGGCTCGATCGGTATCTCTGCCGACGTGGCCTCCGAGCTGGAACTGACCCTGACCGACGCCCAGAAGGCGGCGCTTGAGGGCGAAGCCTCCACCGATGACGTGATCGTGAGCACCTTCGGCGACGAGCCGGAACTTTGCATGACCATGGCCGAGCTCGAAGAGATGGGCGCCTCCGAGGCCGATGTCGTCATGGCGGTCGAGGCAGAGGCGAGCGACGCTGAAATGACCGGCGAGACGACGGCGGAAGCCGAAGCCGAGGTTGAAGCCGAGGCCGAGGAGACCGCCGAGGCGGACACCGAAGACAAGGGCCTGCTCGAAAGCGCGCTTGATGCCGTGACCGGCAACGATGAGCCTGCCGAAGCCGAAGCCGAAGCCGAGGCGACTGCCGAAGCCGAAGCGGAAGCCGAGGTTGAGGCGGAGATCACCGCAGAAGCCGAACCGGAAGCCGAAGCCGAAACCGAGATGGCTGAAGAAGCCGCCCCGGAGGCCGAAGCCGAAGGCGAGGGCAATGCGCTTTCCGAAGCCCTTGGCGCGCTGACCGGTGACGAGCCGGCAGAAGCCGAAGCCACCGCCGAAACCGAGGCAGAGGCCGAAGCCGAAGCCGAGATGGCCGCGGAAGCCGAGAGCGAAGCCGAAATGGAAGCCGAGGTGACGGCCGAAGCCGAGGCGGATGCCGAAGCAACGACCGAAACGGACGAGGCGATGGCCGAAGCCGAGACGGAAACCGATGCCGAAGCGGAAGCAGCGGTTGAGGCGGATGCTGCGGCCAACCCCGACATGCCCGACCCGCTGAAAGAGCTGACCGAGGCGATCGAAGCCCAGTCGGCCGAAGAGGCCAACCCCGAAGAGCAGGCGGCCGTGGCCGAGAACGAAGCGCCGGAAGCCTCCGCCGCGTCGGACGAGAACGCCGAAGTGGCCGAGGTCGAGGAAGAGACCGTGACGGAAGATTCCTCGCGCTCCAGCTCCGAAGAGTTCGACCAGAAGGTCAGCGGTGCAGCCACCGCCTCTGCCGGCAGCAAGAAGGATGGCGGCCTGAGCGACCTCGAAAAGGCGCTTCTGGTGGGCCTCGGCGCAGTTGTCGTCGGCAAGGCGCTGGAAGGCAACGACAAGGCACAGGTCGTGACCAAGTCGGATGACCGCGTGGTGGTGCTCGAAGATGGCCGCTACCGGGTGATCCGCGACGACAACGAGCTGATCGAACGCCCCGGCTCGACCGTGCGCCGCGAGACCTTCAACGACGGGTCGACCCGCACGACCGTGACCCGTGAGAACGGTGTGCAGATCGTCACCATCCGCGACCCCGAGCTGCGCGTTCTGCGCCGCACCCGGATCGACGCCGACGGCAACCGCACGGTGCTGATCGACGACACCACCAGCGTGGACCCGGTTGACGTTGCCGCGCTGCCCGATCCGGTCGAGTACGAACAGGTCGATGCCAATTCCGATGCCGAGGCCCTGCGGGCCGCGCTGTCGACCAAGAGCATCGCCGACCGCCGCTTTGCGCTCTACCAGGTGCGCAACATCGAGCGGGTGCGCAAGCTGGCCCCGGCAATTGATCTCGACGCGATCAACTTCCGCACCGGCAGCGCCGTGATCGACGCGCAGGAAGCCGAAGAGCTGAGCCAGCTGGGCAACCTGATCCGCGATTACGTGGAGCAGAACCCCGGCGAGGTGTTCCTTGTCGAAGGTCACACCGATGCGGTGGGCAATGCGGCCTACAACCTCGCACTGTCGGACCGCCGTGCCGAGAGCGTGGCGCTGGCACTGACCGAGTACTTCGACGTGCCGCCGGAAAACCTCGTGGTTCAGGGCTATGGCGAGAGCGATCTGAAGATCCGCACGCTGACCGATGAACGGGCGAACCGCCGCGCCGCCGTGCGCCGGATCACCCCGCTGATCGCCTCGGGCTCGTAA
- a CDS encoding XdhC family protein: MAEISDNIPGVALAWHREGKGAVLATVVETWGSAPRPVGAHLAISGAGALEGSVSGGCVEGAVVAEAFEALETGQSKLLTYGVSDDEAFGVGLACGGTIRILVQPVGAGISEAALAEVVGAMEARRPVAYVVDTESWAARVVGPEGFAERFRADRSGFEEDGKTFVGIHNPPLRMAVVGAVHIAQFLVPMARMAGYDPFLVDPREAFATPERFPGTTISHDWPDEALAAWGLDARTAVVTLTHDPKIDDPAIAAALASECFYLGALGSTRTHAKRVERLQTAGADADQIARIHAPVGLNIGAKSPAEIAVSVLAQVTEVLRGQR; the protein is encoded by the coding sequence ATGGCTGAGATTTCCGACAACATCCCCGGTGTGGCATTGGCCTGGCACCGCGAGGGCAAGGGCGCGGTGCTGGCCACCGTGGTTGAAACCTGGGGCTCGGCACCCCGGCCCGTGGGCGCGCATCTGGCGATCAGCGGGGCAGGGGCGCTGGAAGGCTCGGTTTCGGGCGGCTGTGTCGAGGGCGCGGTTGTGGCCGAGGCCTTCGAGGCGCTCGAAACCGGGCAGAGCAAGCTGCTGACCTATGGCGTCAGCGATGACGAGGCCTTCGGCGTCGGCCTCGCCTGCGGCGGCACCATCCGCATTCTGGTGCAGCCCGTCGGGGCGGGCATCAGCGAGGCGGCGCTGGCCGAGGTGGTGGGCGCCATGGAAGCGCGCCGGCCGGTGGCCTACGTGGTGGATACCGAGAGCTGGGCGGCGCGGGTGGTGGGGCCCGAGGGCTTTGCCGAGCGTTTCCGCGCCGACCGCTCCGGCTTCGAAGAAGACGGCAAGACCTTCGTGGGCATCCACAATCCGCCCCTCCGCATGGCCGTGGTGGGCGCCGTCCACATCGCCCAGTTCCTCGTGCCGATGGCGCGGATGGCGGGCTACGACCCGTTTCTGGTGGACCCGCGCGAGGCCTTCGCGACGCCGGAGCGCTTTCCCGGCACCACCATCAGCCACGACTGGCCCGACGAGGCGCTGGCGGCCTGGGGCCTTGATGCCCGCACCGCCGTCGTGACCCTCACCCACGACCCCAAGATCGACGATCCGGCCATCGCGGCGGCGCTGGCGTCGGAGTGCTTCTACCTCGGGGCCCTCGGCTCGACCCGCACCCACGCCAAGCGGGTGGAGCGGTTGCAGACGGCGGGGGCCGATGCGGACCAGATCGCAAGGATCCACGCGCCTGTGGGGCTGAATATCGGGGCCAAGAGCCCGGCGGAAATTGCCGTATCGGTTCTGGCGCAGGTCACCGAAGTGCTCAGGGGGCAGCGGTGA